The Spirosoma foliorum genome has a window encoding:
- the mtgA gene encoding monofunctional biosynthetic peptidoglycan transglycosylase, protein MNPQRPVNTFRTAPPQQPRPKITQPAPQRGRASERNSGYRPRSTRWQQIRQFMREQPLLETVYGFCVRVFLWLFFGSLGYVIVLKYVPVPLTPLIISRWMDTFGTDESSHVYKKWISYDDVSKEAALAVVSSEDQNFPTHWGFDFDEIKDAMKENQTRKRPRGASTISQQVAKNVFLWNGRSYIRKGLEAYFTMLIELIWGKKRILEVYLNVAETGPMTFGVEAASERYYGHSAATLSRSEAARIAAVLPNPRQFSIKNPSNYIQRRTTQISRQMRYLGGQKYIRNL, encoded by the coding sequence CCTCCTCAGCAACCACGTCCGAAAATAACGCAGCCTGCTCCACAGCGAGGCCGGGCATCGGAACGTAATTCGGGCTATCGGCCACGTTCAACGCGCTGGCAGCAAATCCGGCAGTTTATGCGGGAGCAGCCCTTGCTGGAAACCGTGTATGGGTTCTGCGTACGCGTTTTTCTGTGGCTGTTTTTCGGCTCGCTTGGCTATGTGATTGTGCTGAAATACGTACCTGTTCCATTAACTCCACTAATCATCTCTCGTTGGATGGATACGTTCGGCACCGACGAGAGCAGTCATGTCTATAAAAAATGGATCTCCTACGATGACGTTAGTAAGGAGGCTGCCTTAGCAGTTGTTTCGTCGGAAGATCAGAATTTCCCAACGCACTGGGGCTTTGATTTCGATGAGATTAAAGACGCCATGAAAGAGAACCAGACGCGTAAACGCCCTCGTGGTGCCAGTACTATTTCGCAGCAGGTTGCTAAGAACGTATTCCTCTGGAATGGTCGTAGCTACATTCGGAAAGGCCTGGAAGCCTACTTTACCATGCTGATCGAACTGATCTGGGGGAAAAAGCGCATTCTGGAAGTCTACCTAAACGTGGCAGAAACGGGCCCAATGACGTTTGGGGTTGAAGCCGCATCGGAACGATATTACGGCCATTCGGCGGCTACGCTCTCTCGCAGTGAAGCGGCTCGAATTGCGGCCGTTTTGCCCAATCCTCGTCAATTTTCAATTAAAAATCCGTCGAACTACATTCAACGCCGAACGACCCAAATTTCCCGCCAAATGCGGTACCTAGGTGGGCAGAAGTATATTCGGAATTTATAA